A genomic window from Synechococcus sp. CBW1107 includes:
- a CDS encoding molybdopterin oxidoreductase family protein → MERDSPCTTCPVPAQAKAQCPYCGVGCGLELKPPAAGGGHGFWSVRGDRQHPSSLGQVCVKGATVAETLDCNRLSTPLWREQRDQPFEAISWERALTILVERIRAIQAERGAGAIAMYGSGQFLTEDYYVANKLIKGALGTNNFDANSRLCMSSAVSGYKLSLGSDGPPCCYDDLDLADTVVLIGTNTADCHPVLFQRLLKRKRRQKEALQLIVVDPRATATSDAADLHLAIRPGTDLVLLHGVGHLLLELGAVDPGRVAATADGFPELAALWQGWTPERVCALCGIEEEALRRLAAVWAASSGVLSLWSMGVNQSVEGTATVAGIINLHLASGQIGKPGAGPFSLTGQPNAMGGREAGGLAALLPGYRSIHEASHRATIERHWGFPPGAISERDGLSVWEQIEAMERGELGLWWVAATNPLVSLPWLDRVRQAVASCPLVVLNEAYAGTETEAVAHLVLPAAQWSEKEGVMTNSERRVTLSQAFRQPPGEARPDWSIFAEVGRRLGFVEQFSYGSPAEVYAEFAAITSGRICDHSGLSHGLLAEHGPQQWPFPSGTAAGHGQPRLHTQAIYPTANGKARLVAQQPLGLGEPPDANFPLVLTVGRYLGHWHTMTRTIHVERVRRSHPEPLLEIHPADAERCNLDEGALARVSSRRGAVSVKVQITDRIRPGTVFLPMHWGAAQEQACEANRLMHALGCPVSKQPELKAAAVRVERA, encoded by the coding sequence ATGGAGCGCGACTCCCCTTGCACCACCTGCCCAGTGCCCGCTCAAGCCAAGGCTCAATGCCCCTACTGCGGGGTTGGCTGTGGCCTGGAGCTCAAACCCCCGGCGGCGGGCGGCGGCCATGGCTTCTGGTCGGTCCGGGGTGACCGGCAGCATCCCTCCTCCCTCGGCCAGGTGTGCGTGAAGGGAGCCACGGTGGCCGAGACCCTCGACTGCAACCGTCTGAGCACACCCCTGTGGCGCGAGCAGCGCGACCAGCCCTTTGAGGCGATCAGCTGGGAGCGGGCCCTGACGATCCTGGTGGAACGGATCCGGGCCATTCAGGCGGAGCGTGGAGCAGGCGCCATCGCGATGTACGGCTCCGGCCAGTTCCTCACCGAGGATTATTACGTCGCCAACAAACTGATCAAAGGGGCCCTGGGGACCAACAATTTCGATGCCAATTCACGGCTGTGCATGAGCTCAGCGGTGTCTGGCTACAAGCTCAGCCTGGGCTCCGACGGCCCCCCCTGCTGCTACGACGACCTCGACCTTGCCGACACGGTGGTGCTGATCGGCACCAACACCGCCGACTGTCACCCCGTGCTCTTTCAGCGGCTGCTCAAGCGCAAACGCCGTCAGAAGGAGGCGCTGCAGCTGATCGTGGTCGACCCCCGCGCCACCGCCACCAGTGATGCGGCTGACCTGCACCTGGCCATCCGCCCGGGCACGGATCTGGTGCTGCTCCATGGCGTGGGCCATCTGCTGCTGGAACTGGGGGCAGTGGATCCAGGGCGGGTGGCCGCCACCGCCGACGGCTTCCCCGAGCTGGCGGCCCTCTGGCAAGGCTGGACTCCCGAGCGGGTCTGCGCCCTCTGCGGGATCGAGGAGGAGGCGCTGCGGCGTCTGGCCGCAGTGTGGGCCGCCAGCTCCGGGGTGCTCAGCCTCTGGTCGATGGGGGTGAACCAGAGCGTGGAGGGCACGGCCACCGTGGCTGGGATCATCAACCTCCATCTGGCCAGCGGCCAGATCGGCAAACCCGGCGCCGGCCCCTTCTCCCTCACTGGTCAACCCAATGCCATGGGCGGACGGGAAGCCGGAGGCCTGGCCGCGCTGCTGCCCGGATACCGCTCGATCCACGAGGCCAGCCACCGCGCCACGATCGAGCGGCACTGGGGATTTCCCCCCGGCGCGATCTCCGAGCGCGATGGCCTCTCGGTGTGGGAGCAGATCGAGGCGATGGAACGCGGCGAGCTGGGCCTTTGGTGGGTGGCGGCCACCAACCCGCTGGTGAGCCTCCCCTGGCTGGACCGCGTGCGCCAGGCGGTGGCCAGCTGCCCCCTGGTGGTGCTGAACGAGGCCTATGCAGGAACCGAAACCGAAGCGGTGGCCCACCTCGTGCTGCCGGCCGCCCAATGGAGCGAAAAGGAGGGGGTGATGACCAACTCGGAGCGCCGGGTCACCTTGTCGCAGGCCTTCCGCCAGCCCCCCGGTGAGGCCCGCCCCGACTGGTCCATCTTCGCGGAGGTGGGCCGGCGGCTGGGCTTTGTCGAGCAGTTCAGCTACGGCTCCCCAGCTGAGGTCTATGCCGAGTTCGCGGCAATCACCTCCGGGCGGATCTGCGACCACAGCGGGCTCAGCCACGGCCTGCTGGCCGAGCACGGACCCCAGCAATGGCCCTTCCCCTCCGGCACGGCTGCGGGGCACGGCCAGCCACGGCTCCACACTCAGGCCATCTACCCCACCGCCAACGGCAAGGCCCGCCTGGTGGCCCAGCAACCCCTGGGGCTGGGGGAGCCACCGGATGCCAACTTCCCTCTGGTGCTGACGGTGGGGCGGTACCTCGGCCACTGGCACACCATGACCCGCACCATCCATGTGGAGCGGGTGCGCCGCAGCCACCCGGAGCCCCTGCTGGAGATCCACCCAGCGGACGCCGAACGCTGCAACCTCGATGAGGGTGCTCTGGCCCGGGTGAGCTCCCGCCGGGGCGCCGTCAGTGTGAAGGTGCAGATCACCGATCGGATCCGTCCGGGCACGGTGTTTCTGCCGATGCACTGGGGGGCCGCCCAGGAGCAGGCCTGTGAAGCCAACCGGCTGATGCATGCCCTGGGCTGCCCGGTTTCGAAGCAACCGGAACTCAAGGCAGCCGCCGTGCGCGTGGAGCGGGCCTAG
- a CDS encoding phosphate-starvation-inducible PsiE family protein, which yields MPVPPGSSAPPPGDVRWYQQFRRVQIVQSLEAIQDLIAVSLCVGLFCVMVLQMRILFSTLLSAPQFHAITADILFILILVELFRLLIIYLQEQRVSIGVSVEIAIVSVLREVIVNGVLETDWHQILAVCMFLITMAVLMVVRVWLPPTFAGVDPEAKVSARMKSGPFTQQ from the coding sequence TTGCCGGTCCCCCCAGGCTCGAGTGCCCCTCCCCCCGGGGATGTGCGCTGGTATCAGCAGTTCCGCCGCGTCCAGATCGTTCAGTCGCTCGAGGCGATTCAGGATCTGATCGCGGTGTCGCTCTGCGTGGGTCTGTTCTGCGTGATGGTGCTGCAGATGCGCATCCTTTTCTCCACGCTGCTCTCGGCACCGCAGTTCCACGCGATCACCGCCGATATCCTCTTCATCCTGATCCTGGTGGAACTGTTCCGCCTCCTGATCATTTATCTGCAGGAGCAGCGGGTGTCGATCGGTGTGTCCGTGGAGATCGCAATCGTTTCGGTCCTGAGGGAGGTGATCGTGAACGGCGTCCTTGAGACCGACTGGCACCAGATCCTGGCGGTCTGCATGTTCCTGATCACCATGGCCGTGCTGATGGTGGTGAGGGTCTGGCTGCCGCCCACCTTCGCCGGGGTGGATCCGGAGGCCAAGGTCTCGGCACGCATGAAATCCGGGCCCTTCACGCAGCAGTGA
- a CDS encoding carboxylesterase, giving the protein MSSDHHQGPLGLLLLHGFSGSTATFADLEPELVQAGVVVKAPLLRGHGHDSPQALAGVTWSDWLDDASIALAELRALAGPVIVLGHSMGALIAALLAVEQPEAIDSLVLAAAPLRLASPLAPGRPLEVLTPLLGRLLRSWPLPGDYADPALAASDTSYPWVPMDALLSFLQLSVVVRRRLAEVHQPVLILHSRADRVVAPASADLLASGLGTPLEQLRVVWFERSGHELFRDCEAGAVITSVLQFVDERINRRPVAP; this is encoded by the coding sequence GTGAGTTCCGACCACCACCAGGGACCTCTGGGCCTGCTGCTGCTGCACGGCTTCAGTGGCAGCACGGCCACCTTCGCTGACCTGGAACCTGAGCTGGTTCAGGCTGGAGTCGTGGTGAAGGCACCGCTGCTGCGCGGCCATGGGCACGACTCCCCCCAGGCCCTGGCCGGGGTCACCTGGTCGGACTGGCTGGACGATGCCAGCATCGCCCTGGCCGAGCTCCGGGCCCTCGCCGGGCCGGTGATCGTCCTGGGTCACAGCATGGGTGCCCTGATCGCGGCACTTCTGGCCGTCGAGCAGCCAGAGGCGATCGACAGCCTCGTTCTGGCGGCGGCCCCGCTCCGGCTGGCCTCCCCCCTGGCGCCTGGACGCCCTCTCGAGGTCCTGACGCCACTGCTGGGGCGACTGCTGCGCAGCTGGCCCCTGCCAGGGGATTACGCCGACCCGGCCCTGGCCGCCAGCGACACCAGCTATCCCTGGGTGCCGATGGACGCCCTGCTCTCCTTCCTGCAGCTGAGCGTGGTGGTCCGCCGCCGCCTGGCTGAAGTGCATCAGCCGGTCCTGATTCTCCACAGCCGCGCCGACCGCGTTGTGGCCCCCGCCTCCGCGGATCTGCTCGCCTCCGGGCTGGGAACGCCCTTGGAGCAGCTGCGTGTGGTCTGGTTCGAGCGCAGCGGTCATGAGCTCTTCCGGGATTGCGAGGCAGGAGCCGTGATTACCAGCGTGCTTCAGTTCGTGGATGAGCGGATCAACCGGCGGCCCGTCGCTCCTTGA